The genomic window GATGGTGTTGCCCACCTGCACGCCCTGCGAGAAGTGGTACTGGTCGCGCATGATCTCGGTGCCTGCGGGCACCAGGAACTTCCGATCGCTCATGAATCGTTCCTCCCGTCGTTCAATCGTTCAGTTGTGGTGCGAAGCGGCTCCGGCTTCAGACTTTTTCCGAGCAGCACAATCGCACCAGTTCGCGGATACCGGAGGAGCTGGCGTCCTCCAGATGATGCACCAGGTCGATGGCCTTCTCCATCTTCTCTTTGCGCAGGGTGTAGCGGGTCTCGCGCCGGAACTTGTCTTCGACCGCCTTGCGGCGCTCATCGTAGGTGCGGCCGGCGCCGCCCAGCGGTACTTCCTGCTCGGCCTCGAAGTTGCGGCCATCTTCCATCTCGATACGCACGCGGGAGCCGAACGACATGCGGAAGTTGTTGAGATCCGCGCTGGCGAGGTCGAGCTCATAGCGGTCGCCTTCGGGGGTAGAGATCAGCTGCAACAGCGAGCGCTCCCGCATCCGCTGTGACATCACTTCATCTTGCGTGAGGTGCACTTTAGCGGCCAGCTCCCAGGTGGCGGGGTCCTTGATGCGGTCGCGGGTGAACTGGCGCGGGCCGAGGTCGCGGTCCATCAGCGCCACCGCCGCGTTGTAGCCGACGGAGAAGTTGAGTGTGATCGGTGAAGTTCCCGGCCCGCGCACGTAAGCGGCCGAGAGCGCCTCCATGCCGAGGGTGAGCGGGCTGGCGGCAATGTGGATGGCGCGCACCTTGCGGGCATCGATCGAGTGCTGGCGCGCCAAGGCCAGGATGCAGTCGATGATGGTGTCGATGTAGGCGCATCCCGGATACACCTTGTAGCAAAGCGTGTCCGTCAACCACACCCGGCCCAGACCTTCGTAGGCGCCCATCAGCGGCGTGGGCGAGAACTGCTGCACGAACCCCTGCGGATGTTCGAGGATATCGGGACAGCCGCGCAGGCCGTTGGCGGCCAACTCGGCCGCCTGCACCCCGAGCGGGGCGGTCATCGACGCCATCAGCGTCTTCGCCTCGGAGCCGAAGAAGCCCGGGAACAGGCCATAGTTCGGCTGTAGCATGGCGATGCCGATCGCGGACTGAATTTGTTCCTGCTCCAGACCCATCAGCTTGCTGGTAACCACGGC from Deltaproteobacteria bacterium includes these protein-coding regions:
- a CDS encoding MmgE/PrpD family protein gives rise to the protein MNGSNATARIAEWVKQAKFEDLPRRVVEECKNQILSVVASVHAGHFADAGRAVARTVKEWAGAKEATLMPSGERTSVFHAIFGNAALSMALDYDDYLFAGHTGHSAVLTTMAVAEKIGGSGKDFMLAQTLANEVEGRVGASVLLGPLNGQLWSFIHLIGSAVVTSKLMGLEQEQIQSAIGIAMLQPNYGLFPGFFGSEAKTLMASMTAPLGVQAAELAANGLRGCPDILEHPQGFVQQFSPTPLMGAYEGLGRVWLTDTLCYKVYPGCAYIDTIIDCILALARQHSIDARKVRAIHIAASPLTLGMEALSAAYVRGPGTSPITLNFSVGYNAAVALMDRDLGPRQFTRDRIKDPATWELAAKVHLTQDEVMSQRMRERSLLQLISTPEGDRYELDLASADLNNFRMSFGSRVRIEMEDGRNFEAEQEVPLGGAGRTYDERRKAVEDKFRRETRYTLRKEKMEKAIDLVHHLEDASSSGIRELVRLCCSEKV